Proteins from a genomic interval of Flammeovirgaceae bacterium SG7u.111:
- the mnmG gene encoding tRNA uridine-5-carboxymethylaminomethyl(34) synthesis enzyme MnmG yields the protein MDRNYDVIVIGGGHAGCEATHASATMGAKTLLITMDMNKIAQMSCNPAMGGVAKGQIIREVDALGGMSGIVTDKTMIQFRMLNLSKGPAMWSPRAQSDRMRFAEEWRIKLEQNPNVDFWQEMATELIVEKGVLKGVKTAIGVEFYAKSVILTNGTFLNGLIHIGEKQFGGGRAGERPAKGLTEQLVALGFEAGRMKTGTPPRLDGRTINYEALEEQKGDENPGKFSYSDETTTLKEQRSCFITYTSDEVHDILKKGFEESPMFTGRIQGIGPRYCPSIEDKINRFAERNRHQIFVEPEGWNTVEVYVNGFSTSLPERVQYEALRKIKGFENAKMFRPGYAIEYDYFPPTQLKLTLETKLIENLYFAGQINGTTGYEEAASQGLIAGINAVNKIKEKEEFILSRSDAYIGVLIDDLVNKGTEEPYRMFTSRAEYRLLLRQDNADVRLTQKGHAIGLASDASLETVEKKMSEVQDLVSFLKSESVKPEDVNNRLEELNSAAIPQKLKIAQLIKRPNIGIEMLETCNESIQNRLGAVDNVVKEQAEILLKYETYIDKEQKIALRLSKLENFKIDEKLNYEEINAMSNEAREKLKKIKPKTIGQASRISGVSPADISILMVYLEK from the coding sequence ATGGATAGAAATTATGATGTAATAGTGATAGGAGGGGGGCATGCTGGCTGTGAAGCCACTCATGCATCTGCTACTATGGGAGCAAAGACACTTCTCATTACTATGGATATGAATAAGATCGCCCAAATGAGCTGCAACCCTGCAATGGGAGGTGTGGCAAAAGGGCAGATTATACGAGAAGTTGACGCATTAGGGGGGATGAGCGGAATAGTGACTGATAAAACGATGATCCAGTTTAGGATGCTCAATTTATCAAAAGGTCCTGCTATGTGGAGTCCACGTGCCCAAAGTGACCGTATGAGGTTTGCTGAGGAATGGCGTATAAAACTTGAACAGAACCCAAATGTGGATTTTTGGCAGGAAATGGCTACTGAGCTTATTGTCGAGAAAGGTGTATTGAAAGGAGTGAAGACTGCCATAGGGGTAGAGTTTTATGCAAAGAGCGTCATCTTGACTAATGGGACATTCTTGAATGGATTGATCCATATAGGCGAAAAGCAATTTGGTGGTGGAAGGGCAGGGGAGAGGCCTGCAAAAGGATTGACAGAGCAATTGGTTGCTTTAGGTTTTGAAGCTGGAAGGATGAAAACAGGGACTCCTCCTAGATTAGATGGCAGAACTATCAACTACGAAGCTCTAGAAGAACAAAAAGGGGATGAAAACCCTGGTAAATTTTCGTATTCTGATGAAACGACTACTTTGAAAGAACAAAGAAGTTGCTTTATCACCTATACCAGTGATGAAGTTCATGATATCCTGAAAAAGGGGTTTGAGGAGTCGCCGATGTTTACTGGTCGAATCCAAGGTATAGGACCAAGGTATTGTCCTTCTATAGAGGATAAGATAAATAGGTTTGCCGAAAGAAACCGCCACCAGATATTTGTAGAACCAGAAGGTTGGAACACGGTAGAAGTATATGTCAATGGTTTTTCAACATCACTTCCAGAAAGAGTGCAATATGAAGCGTTGAGAAAGATAAAAGGTTTTGAGAATGCAAAAATGTTCCGCCCAGGGTATGCTATTGAGTATGATTATTTCCCACCTACTCAACTGAAGCTAACTCTTGAAACAAAACTGATCGAGAATTTATATTTCGCAGGTCAGATAAATGGAACAACTGGATACGAAGAAGCCGCCTCCCAAGGTTTAATTGCGGGAATAAATGCGGTAAACAAAATAAAAGAGAAAGAGGAATTTATTCTAAGTCGTTCTGATGCGTATATAGGTGTGCTGATAGACGATTTGGTGAACAAAGGTACGGAAGAACCTTACAGAATGTTTACTTCAAGGGCAGAGTACAGGCTTTTATTAAGGCAAGACAATGCTGATGTCCGCTTGACCCAAAAAGGACATGCTATAGGTTTAGCTTCCGATGCAAGCCTTGAGACCGTAGAGAAAAAAATGTCGGAGGTTCAAGACTTGGTTAGTTTCTTAAAAAGTGAAAGTGTAAAACCTGAAGATGTTAATAACCGCCTAGAAGAGTTAAACTCAGCTGCTATTCCTCAGAAACTAAAGATTGCCCAACTGATAAAACGTCCTAATATAGGAATTGAAATGCTTGAGACTTGTAATGAGTCTATTCAAAATAGACTTGGTGCTGTCGACAATGTAGTAAAAGAACAAGCTGAAATTCTACTGAAATATGAAACATACATAGATAAGGAGCAAAAGATCGCTTTGAGGCTGAGTAAACTTGAGAATTTCAAAATAGATGAAAAGCTGAATTACGAAGAGATAAACGCAATGTCAAACGAGGCTAGGGAAAAGCTAAAAAAGATAAAGCCAAAAACTATTGGGCAAGCTTCGAGAATAAGTGGGGTTAGCCCCGCAGACATTTCCATATTAATGGTTTATCTAGAAAAGTAA